In a genomic window of Deinococcus aquiradiocola:
- a CDS encoding class I SAM-dependent DNA methyltransferase, with the protein MPTDPHTFIARWKASGGSERANYASFLIELCELLDVPRPAPATATGANEYVFEREVREVFTDGSHTTRFLDLYRKGSFVLETKQGVEAETAQQNEAQALTGKAPRRKRGHGVRGTKSWDTNMVRAKEQAEAYVRFLPADEGRPPFVLVVDVGHVIEVYSEFSRSGGTYLPFPNALTHRIPLEDLARDDVRERLRAVWLDPMSLDPSRHAARVTRAVTAWLAEIGRSLEASRTEDGEARFTAEQVSTFLMRMIFTMFAEDMDLIPKGEFTKALTSLRGNPEAFVPLMEELWGHMAKGGFSAFLRAKILHFNGGLFEKTEVLPVTAEQLDLLIHAAESDWSEVEPSIFGTLVERALDARERHRLGAHYTPRAYVERLVNRVVMDPLREDWRGVLVEVQRDLEDAGETADTQRKGRLNAVGRVEAFLARLQQVRVLDPACGTGNFLYVSMELIKRLESEAQEALVSLGGQPQLIDVSPENFLGLEMNARAASVASLVLWIGYLQIYARTHQRHAPPEPILKALKNIRQTDAVLSYRQSRLRKDKDGKKVMHWDGVTRVPDPASGRSVPDLRAQVPDREYVQPSRALWPEATFIVGNPPFIGAGPMRETLGDGYVDALRSTYKPSRGVPGVPDSSDFVMYWWHKAAAALELGRSQKAGTRRFGFVTTNSIKQTFNRRVVEDRLRDMDLSLVYAVPDHPWVDEADGAAVRIAMTVVERGQHDGVLERVVEESVGENGEYVVQVVEEAGRINADLTTGTDITRAVELKANEDLSNRGVQLIGNGFIVTREQAAQLGLGRIDGLENHIREYRNGRDLTSHARDVLVIDLFGLTETEVRDRFPEVYQHLLLNVKPERDQNKRASYRENWWVFGEPRSAFRPALLGLNRYIATVETSKHRFFRFLDSSVLPDNKLIAIAHDDAFVLGVLSSNVHTRWAVAQGSNLGVGNDPVYVKTRCFETFPFPAATASQKATIRAQAQLLDDHRQTRLTLHPDIGMTDLYNVLEKLRKGETLSAKEQDIHDRGLVSTLRALHDELDARVADAYGWAPALPEQQLLGNLMALNEQRAAEERRDVVQWLRPEYQNPASINQVQEGLGLDVPVAAAAEQVPTFPARLAEQSRVVRQLLRTTARPLTAQQVAKSFKGVGEGRAEELLETLVALGQARQVPTYGAYTA; encoded by the coding sequence GTGCCGACCGACCCACACACCTTCATCGCCCGCTGGAAGGCCTCCGGCGGGAGTGAACGCGCGAACTACGCCTCCTTCCTGATCGAGCTGTGCGAACTGCTCGACGTGCCCCGGCCCGCGCCCGCCACCGCGACCGGCGCGAACGAGTACGTGTTCGAACGCGAGGTGCGCGAGGTCTTCACGGACGGCAGCCACACGACCCGCTTCCTCGACCTGTACCGCAAGGGCTCGTTCGTGCTGGAAACCAAGCAAGGCGTCGAGGCCGAGACCGCCCAGCAGAACGAAGCGCAGGCCCTGACCGGCAAGGCCCCGCGCCGTAAACGGGGGCACGGCGTGCGCGGCACGAAGTCCTGGGACACCAACATGGTCCGCGCGAAAGAACAGGCGGAAGCGTACGTGCGGTTCCTGCCCGCGGACGAAGGCAGGCCGCCCTTCGTGCTCGTGGTGGATGTCGGGCACGTGATCGAGGTGTACAGCGAGTTCTCCCGCTCGGGCGGCACGTATCTGCCGTTCCCGAACGCCCTCACGCACCGCATCCCGCTCGAAGACCTCGCGCGGGACGACGTACGCGAACGGCTCCGCGCCGTCTGGCTCGACCCGATGAGTCTCGACCCGTCACGCCACGCGGCCCGCGTGACGCGCGCCGTGACCGCCTGGCTCGCCGAGATCGGCCGGAGCCTGGAAGCGTCCCGGACCGAGGACGGCGAGGCGCGCTTCACGGCCGAACAGGTGAGCACCTTCCTGATGCGGATGATCTTCACGATGTTCGCCGAGGACATGGACCTCATTCCGAAGGGGGAATTCACGAAGGCCCTCACGAGCCTGCGCGGGAACCCGGAGGCCTTCGTGCCGCTCATGGAGGAACTGTGGGGCCACATGGCGAAGGGCGGCTTCAGCGCGTTCCTGCGCGCCAAGATCCTGCACTTCAACGGCGGGCTCTTCGAGAAGACGGAAGTGCTGCCCGTCACGGCGGAGCAGCTCGACCTGCTCATTCACGCGGCCGAGTCGGACTGGAGCGAAGTGGAGCCCAGCATCTTCGGCACGCTGGTCGAACGCGCCCTCGACGCCCGCGAACGGCACCGGCTCGGCGCGCACTACACGCCGCGCGCGTACGTGGAACGCCTCGTGAACCGCGTCGTGATGGACCCGCTACGTGAGGACTGGCGCGGCGTGCTCGTCGAAGTGCAGCGCGACCTGGAGGACGCCGGGGAGACCGCGGACACGCAGCGGAAGGGGCGCCTGAACGCGGTGGGGCGGGTGGAGGCCTTCCTCGCGCGCCTGCAGCAGGTGCGGGTGCTGGACCCCGCGTGCGGGACGGGGAACTTCCTGTACGTGAGCATGGAGCTGATCAAGCGCCTAGAATCGGAAGCGCAGGAGGCCCTCGTCTCACTGGGCGGGCAGCCGCAACTGATCGACGTGAGCCCCGAGAACTTCCTGGGCCTGGAGATGAACGCCCGGGCCGCCAGCGTGGCGAGCCTGGTGCTGTGGATCGGGTACCTGCAGATCTACGCGCGGACGCACCAGCGGCACGCGCCGCCCGAACCGATCCTGAAGGCCCTGAAGAACATCCGGCAGACGGACGCCGTCCTCAGTTACCGCCAGTCGCGCCTGCGGAAGGACAAGGACGGGAAGAAAGTCATGCACTGGGACGGCGTGACGCGCGTGCCGGACCCGGCAAGCGGCCGGTCCGTGCCGGACCTCCGGGCGCAGGTGCCGGACCGGGAGTACGTGCAGCCGTCACGGGCCCTGTGGCCGGAAGCGACGTTCATTGTGGGGAACCCGCCGTTCATCGGGGCTGGCCCGATGCGGGAGACGCTGGGGGACGGGTACGTGGACGCGCTGCGGTCCACGTACAAACCGAGCCGGGGCGTGCCGGGCGTGCCGGACAGCAGTGACTTCGTCATGTACTGGTGGCACAAGGCAGCGGCCGCGCTGGAGCTCGGGCGCAGCCAGAAGGCCGGGACGCGCCGCTTCGGGTTCGTGACGACGAACAGCATCAAGCAGACCTTCAACCGCCGGGTGGTCGAGGACCGCCTGAGGGACATGGACCTGAGCCTCGTGTACGCCGTGCCGGACCACCCGTGGGTGGACGAGGCGGACGGGGCGGCCGTGCGGATCGCGATGACCGTCGTGGAGCGCGGTCAGCATGACGGCGTGCTGGAGCGCGTGGTCGAGGAATCCGTCGGGGAGAACGGGGAGTACGTGGTGCAGGTGGTGGAGGAAGCCGGGCGCATCAACGCCGACCTGACCACCGGAACGGACATCACGAGAGCGGTGGAGCTCAAAGCCAACGAAGACCTCAGTAACCGCGGCGTCCAGCTAATCGGCAACGGCTTCATCGTAACGCGGGAACAGGCGGCCCAGCTCGGTCTCGGGCGGATTGACGGCCTGGAGAACCACATCCGCGAGTACCGCAACGGCCGCGACCTCACCTCACACGCGCGGGACGTGCTGGTGATCGACCTGTTCGGCCTGACCGAGACCGAGGTGCGCGACAGGTTCCCGGAGGTGTACCAGCACCTGCTGCTCAACGTGAAACCAGAACGCGATCAGAACAAACGGGCAAGTTACCGCGAAAACTGGTGGGTCTTCGGCGAGCCCCGGAGCGCCTTCCGTCCCGCCCTGCTCGGCCTCAATCGTTACATCGCGACAGTCGAAACCAGCAAACACCGCTTTTTCCGCTTCCTCGACAGCAGTGTCTTGCCGGACAACAAACTGATCGCTATTGCCCATGACGACGCTTTCGTCCTTGGTGTGCTCAGCAGCAACGTCCACACCCGCTGGGCCGTTGCCCAGGGAAGCAATCTCGGTGTGGGAAACGATCCCGTGTATGTGAAAACCCGGTGCTTTGAGACCTTCCCCTTCCCGGCCGCGACCGCAAGCCAGAAGGCCACCATCCGGGCCCAAGCGCAACTGCTCGACGATCACCGCCAGACGCGCCTCACCCTGCACCCGGACATCGGCATGACGGACCTGTACAACGTGCTGGAGAAGCTCCGGAAGGGCGAAACCCTCAGCGCGAAAGAGCAGGATATTCACGACCGCGGCCTCGTCAGCACGCTCCGCGCCCTGCACGACGAACTCGACGCGCGCGTCGCGGACGCCTACGGGTGGGCACCCGCCCTGCCTGAACAGCAGCTGCTCGGGAACCTCATGGCGCTCAACGAGCAGCGGGCCGCTGAGGAGCGGCGCGACGTGGTGCAGTGGCTGCGGCCCGAGTACCAGAACCCCGCCAGCATCAACCAGGTGCAGGAAGGACTGGGGCTCGACGTGCCGGTCGCCGCGGCCGCCGAGCAGGTTCCCACCTTTCCGGCTCGGCTGGCGGAACAGTCGAGGGTCGTCCGGCAACTCCTGCGCACCACGGCGCGTCCCCTCACGGCGCAGCAGGTCGCGAAGAGCTTCAAGGGCGTCGGGGAGGGCCGGGCGGAGGAACTGCTGGAGACGCTCGTCGCGCTCGGGCAGGCACGCCAGGTGCCCACGTACGGGGCGTACACGGCGTAA
- a CDS encoding ATP-binding domain-containing protein produces MAVFIQTEEFKFAGEQGEQRVFEAVKTAFQNRDAVAWWRYPLVSDTTVREPDILILDAELGVIVIEVKSLPLTDFAGVSGYAWHLNRPYYGKLQINPYEQAKAQLQVIMRNLRGRTGLDRVPGRVLVATPLIQRDEWDDAPFNTLIGATPILHGDQLTPARLLRAIERTPLIAQGQSLDDPQWQALQNAFGTSGNIPRPTETTPPAVTPRTRAELMQAVRIAERPFDLQQERIAKTVPPGPQRIRGLAGSGKTVLLAQKAANMHLKHPDWDIALVFFSRALYEQITLQVDHWLKLHSGGDTRLRDASHKLRILHAWGARDQPGFYSVLAEHIDIRPLGVNETPYGYQAAKNLIYCAHDLLQKAEERQANLEFFDAVLIDEGQDLVNEAPELQYAERQAFYWLAHRALRPVPREQPLFDVTPPPPPLKRLIWAYDEAQSLDSMMIPDTRTVFGTSWADVFGAGAAYKGGIGKSEVMRVSYRTPGPILVAAHALGMGLLREGGRLSGPTRQDDWDRLGYEVTGDFRTRGPLTLHRPPANSPHPLPDLTTEDLVKYASYTTRDAEMAALVEHVQRDLREGLTASRGILVIAVGNFATDVQGAAAGALRRAGISYYVPGASKPDIKSDRARPNDFWHDGAVTVTTIHQAKGNEADSVYVVGLDLIAKDEQNLALRNQLFTAMSRSRGWLRLTGTGLAGTAFEREVQAVRSAGMSLTFLPGMPKRRTDDQDDES; encoded by the coding sequence ATGGCCGTGTTCATACAAACCGAAGAATTCAAGTTCGCAGGCGAGCAGGGAGAACAACGCGTCTTCGAAGCCGTCAAAACCGCCTTCCAGAACCGTGACGCCGTCGCCTGGTGGCGCTACCCCCTCGTCAGCGACACCACCGTCCGCGAACCCGACATCCTCATCCTCGACGCCGAACTCGGCGTCATCGTCATCGAAGTCAAAAGCCTCCCCCTCACCGACTTCGCCGGCGTCAGCGGCTACGCCTGGCACCTCAACCGCCCGTACTACGGCAAACTCCAGATCAACCCCTACGAGCAGGCCAAAGCGCAACTCCAGGTCATCATGCGCAACCTCCGCGGCCGCACCGGCCTCGACCGCGTGCCCGGCCGCGTCCTCGTCGCCACCCCCCTCATCCAGCGCGACGAGTGGGACGACGCACCCTTCAACACCCTGATCGGCGCCACGCCCATCCTCCACGGCGACCAGCTCACGCCCGCCCGCCTCCTCAGAGCCATCGAACGCACCCCGCTCATCGCGCAGGGCCAGTCGCTCGACGACCCGCAATGGCAGGCCCTCCAGAACGCCTTCGGCACCAGCGGCAACATCCCCAGACCCACGGAAACCACGCCGCCCGCCGTCACGCCCCGCACCCGCGCGGAACTCATGCAGGCCGTCCGGATCGCCGAACGGCCCTTCGACCTGCAACAGGAACGCATCGCGAAAACCGTCCCGCCCGGCCCGCAACGCATCCGCGGCCTCGCCGGGAGCGGCAAGACCGTCCTCCTCGCGCAGAAGGCCGCGAACATGCACCTCAAGCACCCCGACTGGGACATCGCGCTCGTGTTCTTCTCCCGCGCCCTCTACGAACAGATCACCCTGCAGGTCGACCACTGGCTGAAACTCCACTCCGGCGGCGACACCCGCCTGCGCGACGCCAGCCACAAGCTCCGCATCCTGCACGCCTGGGGCGCACGCGACCAGCCCGGCTTCTACAGCGTGCTCGCCGAACACATCGACATCCGCCCCCTCGGCGTCAACGAGACGCCCTACGGGTACCAGGCCGCGAAGAACCTGATCTACTGCGCGCACGACCTGCTGCAGAAGGCCGAGGAACGGCAGGCGAACCTGGAGTTCTTCGACGCCGTCCTCATCGACGAAGGCCAGGACCTCGTGAACGAGGCGCCTGAACTGCAGTACGCGGAACGGCAGGCGTTCTACTGGCTCGCGCACCGCGCCCTGAGGCCCGTCCCGCGCGAACAGCCGCTCTTCGACGTCACGCCGCCCCCACCGCCACTGAAGCGCCTGATCTGGGCGTACGACGAAGCGCAGAGCCTCGACAGCATGATGATCCCCGACACCCGCACCGTGTTCGGGACCTCCTGGGCGGACGTGTTCGGCGCGGGCGCCGCGTACAAGGGCGGCATCGGGAAGTCCGAGGTGATGCGCGTCTCGTACCGCACGCCGGGCCCGATCCTCGTCGCCGCGCACGCCCTCGGCATGGGCCTGCTGCGCGAGGGTGGAAGGTTGTCCGGACCGACCCGCCAGGATGACTGGGACCGGCTCGGCTACGAGGTGACGGGGGACTTCCGGACCCGTGGACCCCTCACCCTTCACCGCCCGCCCGCGAACAGCCCCCACCCGCTGCCCGACCTCACCACCGAAGACCTCGTCAAGTACGCCTCGTACACCACCCGGGACGCGGAGATGGCCGCCCTGGTCGAACACGTGCAGCGCGACCTGCGTGAAGGCCTCACGGCCTCCAGGGGCATCCTCGTGATCGCCGTCGGAAATTTCGCCACGGACGTCCAAGGCGCTGCGGCCGGAGCCCTGCGCCGCGCCGGGATCTCGTACTACGTGCCAGGCGCCAGCAAACCGGACATCAAGAGTGACCGCGCACGCCCGAACGACTTCTGGCACGACGGCGCGGTGACCGTCACGACCATCCACCAGGCGAAAGGCAACGAGGCGGACTCCGTGTACGTGGTCGGCCTCGACCTCATCGCGAAGGACGAGCAGAACCTCGCGCTGCGCAACCAGCTGTTCACCGCCATGAGCCGCAGCCGCGGATGGCTCCGACTGACCGGGACGGGACTGGCAGGGACGGCGTTCGAGCGGGAGGTGCAGGCCGTCCGCTCGGCGGGCATGAGTCTGACGTTCCTGCCTGGAATGCCGAAACGAAGGACCGATGACCAGGACGACGAGAGCTGA
- a CDS encoding sunset domain-containing protein, with the protein MRSLSALLLLALSPAALAINLNAPLNPDPVRTPGDVLTSDPRVVCVSGYTRTVRNVPQALKEQVYRSYGITSRQSGEYEIDHLISLELGGSNSVRNLWPESYKTTPLNAHVKDTLENKLHALACSGKITLQQAQQAIASNWQAAYVQYVGPLPGGVTPPPAPKPGQTSGAATVPVLPTTTPPSPPVAATTPVPAPTAANVAPSGGACPASAPIKGNIGSNGKIYHLPQGDPNYRRTHAEACFTTPAAAQSAGFRAAR; encoded by the coding sequence ATGCGATCCCTGAGTGCACTGCTGCTGCTGGCGCTCTCCCCCGCCGCCCTCGCCATCAACCTCAACGCGCCCCTCAACCCTGACCCCGTCAGGACACCCGGCGACGTCCTCACCAGCGACCCCAGGGTCGTCTGCGTCAGCGGCTACACCAGGACCGTCCGCAACGTCCCCCAGGCCCTCAAGGAACAGGTGTACCGCAGTTACGGCATCACCAGTCGTCAGTCCGGCGAGTACGAGATCGATCACCTGATCAGCCTTGAACTCGGCGGCAGCAACTCCGTGCGGAACCTCTGGCCCGAGAGCTACAAGACCACCCCCCTCAACGCCCACGTCAAGGACACCCTCGAGAACAAACTGCACGCCCTGGCGTGCAGCGGGAAGATCACCCTGCAGCAGGCGCAGCAGGCCATCGCCAGCAACTGGCAGGCTGCGTACGTCCAGTACGTCGGCCCCCTCCCGGGCGGCGTGACGCCGCCCCCCGCCCCGAAGCCCGGTCAGACGTCCGGGGCCGCGACCGTCCCGGTCCTGCCCACCACCACACCGCCCAGCCCTCCTGTCGCCGCGACCACCCCGGTCCCGGCCCCCACGGCGGCCAACGTGGCGCCCAGCGGTGGTGCGTGCCCGGCCAGCGCGCCCATCAAGGGCAACATCGGCAGCAACGGGAAAATCTACCACCTGCCGCAGGGCGACCCGAACTACCGCCGCACGCACGCTGAAGCGTGCTTCACCACGCCCGCCGCCGCACAGAGTGCGGGCTTCCGGGCCGCGAGGTAA
- a CDS encoding glycoside hydrolase family 19 protein, protein MNPMITPKLILTANSRHSSADVTATKFEAARVQYSITDPRSVAALLANGMVESSLVPQREGGSYRTADRLQLVFPSFFDPRRGGRYNAANYLQNPEGLFNLVYAGKRGNGDVASGDGFRYRGGGIIQTTFRNGYAQTGRLIGQDLERKPDLIEEIGVSVQAACAYWVTLSSGDACARRGDIAGTRRAVNGPAMLHLDEMLAVYRRLLPLLT, encoded by the coding sequence ATGAACCCCATGATCACCCCCAAACTCATCCTGACCGCCAATAGCAGGCACTCTTCGGCCGACGTGACGGCCACGAAGTTCGAGGCGGCGCGCGTCCAGTACAGCATCACGGACCCCCGCTCGGTGGCGGCCCTGCTCGCGAACGGCATGGTCGAGTCAAGCCTTGTCCCGCAGCGTGAGGGGGGCTCCTACCGCACGGCGGACCGGCTGCAGTTGGTCTTCCCGTCCTTCTTCGACCCCCGGCGCGGGGGACGGTACAACGCGGCGAACTACCTGCAGAACCCGGAGGGGCTGTTCAACCTCGTGTACGCCGGGAAGCGAGGGAACGGCGACGTGGCGAGCGGGGACGGGTTCCGGTACCGGGGGGGCGGGATCATCCAGACGACGTTCCGGAACGGGTACGCGCAGACGGGCCGCCTGATCGGGCAGGACCTGGAGCGGAAGCCCGATCTGATCGAGGAGATCGGGGTGTCGGTGCAGGCCGCGTGCGCGTACTGGGTGACGCTCAGCAGCGGCGACGCCTGCGCGAGACGGGGAGACATCGCGGGGACGCGCCGCGCGGTGAACGGCCCGGCCATGCTGCACCTGGACGAGATGCTCGCCGTGTACCGGCGCCTGCTGCCCCTGCTGACCTGA
- a CDS encoding DUF3560 domain-containing protein produces MTRPEPLGTATYHLDDNTLRWTPGARLDPTEYTHVTTAGFRYWRSLDAFVATWTPEREDTLLTYVDVIEHDTDLDDPTGRTERFTSRAAAAERRADNRRETATAITGQIPPGQPILVGHSSEGRHRRALARSDQHMRKALEEHRKAEYWQNRARGSERRARQKTDPGVTQRRIRTLETDLRRIERNLTQYQDLDHLNEAQQAGRTRAERWAAHLTLRLTYEHARLDTLTGGTPTLTAQDFTAGETVLCRGTRSEVIRVGTKKVRVKILDGGAAGMTLLEPPERLQKLPAPT; encoded by the coding sequence ATGACCCGCCCCGAACCGCTCGGCACCGCCACCTACCACCTCGACGACAACACCCTCCGCTGGACGCCCGGCGCGCGCCTCGACCCAACCGAGTACACGCACGTCACCACCGCAGGCTTCAGGTACTGGCGCAGCCTGGACGCCTTCGTCGCCACGTGGACTCCCGAACGCGAAGACACCCTCCTCACGTACGTCGACGTCATCGAGCACGACACCGACCTGGACGACCCCACGGGCCGCACCGAACGCTTCACCAGCCGCGCCGCCGCCGCCGAACGCAGAGCCGACAACCGGCGGGAAACCGCCACCGCGATCACCGGGCAGATCCCGCCTGGACAACCCATCCTCGTCGGACATTCCAGCGAAGGCCGCCACCGCCGGGCCCTCGCACGCAGCGACCAGCACATGCGCAAAGCCCTCGAAGAGCACCGCAAAGCCGAGTACTGGCAGAACCGCGCACGCGGCAGCGAACGCCGCGCCCGGCAGAAGACCGACCCCGGCGTCACCCAGCGCCGCATCAGGACGCTGGAGACCGACCTGCGGCGGATCGAACGCAACCTGACCCAGTACCAGGACCTCGACCACCTGAACGAAGCGCAGCAGGCCGGACGCACCCGCGCAGAACGCTGGGCTGCGCACCTCACCCTCCGCCTCACCTACGAACACGCCCGCCTCGACACCCTCACCGGCGGCACCCCCACCCTCACCGCGCAGGACTTCACGGCAGGGGAGACCGTCCTCTGCCGCGGCACCCGCTCAGAAGTCATCCGCGTCGGTACCAAGAAGGTCCGCGTCAAGATCCTCGACGGCGGCGCCGCAGGCATGACCCTCCTCGAACCTCCCGAACGCCTCCAGAAGCTCCCCGCCCCCACCTGA
- a CDS encoding glycine-rich domain-containing protein: MASFLMQKVVSALPGTLTADTVYFVRSGTGFSVYVTNHSGTIVAYTLNVPQASQVDVYGTASTAGVFTWTKPGWARVVTVTVIAGGGGGGSGRKGAAGTARAGGGGGGGGSTATLTFQAAALPDTVTVTVGAGGAGGAAVTAASTNGNAGGTGTATTFGAYLRGWGGVGGAAGTPANAGTAAGGTGMYVGGVGGGSSIAGAGSGGGQSVTLGGAGGGGAGSLSTANAAYAGAMGGGVPSANQGGGGNGTAGAAGTAGGDGAAQATGIGIGAPGGGGGGAASGATAGAGGAGGFPGGGGGGGGAGTDGSADAAAGGRGGNGLCIVITQP; this comes from the coding sequence ATGGCGAGCTTCCTCATGCAGAAGGTCGTGTCCGCCCTGCCGGGCACCCTGACGGCCGACACCGTGTACTTCGTGCGGTCCGGGACCGGGTTCAGCGTGTACGTCACGAACCACAGCGGGACCATCGTCGCGTACACGCTCAACGTCCCGCAGGCGTCGCAGGTGGACGTGTACGGCACGGCCTCTACCGCTGGGGTCTTCACGTGGACCAAGCCGGGCTGGGCACGCGTCGTGACCGTCACGGTCATCGCGGGCGGCGGGGGCGGCGGGTCAGGCCGCAAGGGTGCGGCCGGGACTGCGCGGGCAGGAGGGGGAGGCGGTGGTGGTGGGAGTACCGCCACCCTGACCTTCCAGGCGGCCGCCCTGCCAGACACGGTCACCGTCACCGTCGGCGCAGGCGGGGCGGGCGGGGCAGCCGTCACGGCGGCCAGCACGAACGGCAACGCCGGCGGTACCGGGACCGCCACGACGTTCGGGGCGTACCTGCGCGGCTGGGGTGGAGTCGGCGGGGCGGCAGGCACCCCCGCGAATGCGGGGACAGCTGCAGGCGGCACTGGCATGTACGTGGGCGGTGTGGGTGGCGGTTCGAGCATCGCAGGTGCGGGCAGTGGCGGCGGGCAGAGCGTCACGCTCGGTGGGGCCGGAGGGGGCGGTGCGGGCAGTCTCAGCACCGCGAACGCGGCCTACGCGGGCGCGATGGGCGGCGGTGTGCCGAGCGCGAACCAAGGCGGCGGCGGGAACGGCACGGCAGGCGCCGCCGGAACGGCCGGCGGGGACGGCGCGGCCCAGGCGACCGGGATCGGCATCGGCGCGCCCGGAGGTGGCGGTGGTGGAGCCGCGTCCGGAGCGACCGCCGGTGCGGGCGGCGCGGGCGGCTTCCCCGGCGGTGGTGGCGGTGGGGGCGGGGCCGGAACGGACGGCTCGGCTGACGCGGCCGCCGGTGGGCGCGGTGGGAACGGCCTGTGCATCGTCATCACTCAACCCTGA